A single genomic interval of Hyphomicrobium methylovorum harbors:
- a CDS encoding DEAD/DEAH box helicase, translated as MTFPSAHPTLGRALVARGYSVPTAVQLAVLEANTAGRDLLVSAQTGSGKTVAFGLAIATTLLGEAERLPQAAEPLALIIAPTRELALQVQRELDWLYKDTGARVVTCVGGMDARAEARQLSFGAHIVVGTPGRLRDHLERQRLNLTKLAAVVLDEADEMLDLGFREDLEFILDATPETRQTLLFSATMPRDIEALARRYQRDAVRIETLRRNEQHADIEYRAIRVVPGDVENAVVNVLRFYEAGAAIVFCSTREAVKRTHARLVERGFSAVALSGELTQNERTHALQALRDGRARVLVATDVAARGLDLPALALVIHADLPNDAETLLHRSGRTGRAGNKGLCMLIVPFNRRRKADALLAGAKLKITWGPAPTADEIRARDQERFLASSVFTDPATEEDAKLAEALKAGRTADEIALALVRAHRAQLPAPEDLAEDTGPPPRRDGQSRGARDRFQNRDDRSHAPQDRDNGASRGDRRPPRPVRDHGGEMVWFRVDIGRERKADPRWLLPLLCRAGDVTKSEIGAIKIFGRDTRFQVAAEFADKFAEAASSMKPNEGRISRLGASMGDDTGMGDGPAHHTRPARKDGEPKGANSSNRHSESYAKKPWQDRKKGKGEGHPHRKGDGAKSQSKASKPHDGSPKSHGAHKPVSKYAHKKKQREASQT; from the coding sequence ATGACCTTCCCGTCAGCCCATCCCACGCTCGGGCGCGCCCTTGTCGCGCGCGGCTATTCGGTTCCGACCGCCGTCCAGCTTGCGGTTCTCGAAGCCAATACTGCGGGGCGGGATTTGCTGGTGTCGGCTCAGACCGGCTCCGGTAAAACCGTGGCCTTTGGGCTGGCGATCGCCACGACGCTACTGGGGGAAGCTGAGCGGTTGCCCCAGGCCGCCGAACCACTCGCCCTGATCATCGCGCCCACCCGCGAACTCGCTCTGCAAGTGCAGCGCGAACTCGACTGGCTGTACAAGGACACGGGCGCCCGCGTCGTCACCTGTGTCGGCGGCATGGATGCCCGTGCAGAAGCGCGCCAACTCAGCTTTGGCGCGCATATCGTCGTCGGCACGCCCGGCCGTTTGCGTGACCACCTGGAACGGCAGCGTCTCAATCTAACCAAGCTCGCCGCCGTCGTTCTCGATGAGGCGGATGAGATGCTCGATCTCGGCTTCCGCGAGGATCTCGAATTCATTCTCGACGCAACGCCTGAGACACGCCAGACGCTGTTGTTCTCCGCCACCATGCCGCGCGATATCGAAGCACTTGCGCGACGCTACCAGCGCGACGCTGTTCGCATCGAGACGCTGAGGCGTAACGAACAGCACGCCGATATCGAATATCGCGCCATTCGCGTCGTTCCAGGCGATGTCGAGAATGCTGTCGTCAACGTATTGCGATTTTACGAAGCGGGTGCCGCGATCGTGTTCTGCTCGACGCGTGAAGCCGTAAAGCGGACCCACGCGCGCCTCGTAGAGCGTGGCTTCTCCGCTGTGGCGCTTTCGGGTGAACTGACCCAGAACGAGCGTACGCACGCGCTGCAAGCTCTACGTGACGGCCGCGCCCGCGTTCTCGTCGCGACGGACGTGGCAGCGCGCGGGCTCGACTTGCCCGCACTCGCTCTCGTTATTCACGCCGACCTCCCGAACGATGCCGAGACGCTGCTTCACCGCTCCGGCCGCACGGGCCGCGCGGGAAACAAGGGCTTGTGCATGTTGATCGTGCCGTTCAACCGCCGGCGCAAAGCCGATGCGCTGTTAGCCGGTGCCAAACTCAAAATCACATGGGGTCCGGCTCCGACAGCGGACGAGATTCGTGCGCGCGATCAGGAGCGTTTCCTCGCCAGTTCCGTCTTCACCGATCCCGCGACGGAAGAGGACGCGAAGCTCGCGGAGGCCCTCAAGGCCGGACGCACAGCGGATGAGATCGCCCTCGCACTCGTGCGGGCGCATCGCGCCCAATTACCGGCTCCAGAAGATTTGGCCGAGGATACCGGTCCGCCGCCGCGGCGCGATGGTCAATCGCGGGGAGCGCGGGACCGTTTCCAGAATCGCGATGATCGCAGTCATGCGCCACAAGATCGAGACAACGGCGCGAGCCGGGGTGATCGCCGTCCGCCGCGCCCCGTGAGAGATCATGGCGGTGAAATGGTGTGGTTCCGCGTCGACATCGGCCGCGAGCGCAAAGCAGATCCCCGCTGGCTCCTTCCGCTTCTCTGCCGTGCCGGAGATGTGACGAAGTCTGAGATCGGCGCGATTAAGATTTTCGGCCGCGACACGCGCTTTCAGGTCGCCGCCGAATTCGCGGACAAGTTCGCAGAGGCCGCGAGTTCGATGAAGCCCAATGAGGGGCGGATTTCGCGGCTCGGCGCGTCCATGGGCGACGATACGGGGATGGGGGATGGTCCGGCCCACCACACGAGACCGGCGCGGAAAGACGGCGAGCCCAAGGGTGCCAACTCGTCTAATCGGCACTCGGAATCTTACGCCAAGAAGCCATGGCAAGATCGAAAGAAGGGGAAGGGCGAAGGTCATCCCCATCGCAAGGGCGACGGAGCGAAAAGCCAATCCAAGGCTTCAAAGCCTCACGATGGCTCGCCGAAATCACACGGCGCTCACAAGCCAGTGTCTAAATATGCCCACAAGAAGAAGCAGCGCGAAGCCTCGCAGACCTAA
- a CDS encoding DUF1150 family protein: MKHTTTKSVDHVIAPIMSEFELAHLGGGEVAYIKTLTSDEATTMFPQIQGLPKGIPLFSLHAADGTPIALTDTLQAAIGHAQEDELAIAPLH; the protein is encoded by the coding sequence ATGAAGCACACTACAACGAAATCGGTTGACCACGTGATCGCGCCTATAATGAGCGAGTTCGAACTCGCGCATCTGGGCGGCGGAGAAGTCGCGTACATCAAGACGCTGACCTCTGATGAGGCGACCACCATGTTTCCTCAGATCCAGGGATTGCCGAAAGGTATTCCACTCTTTTCACTGCACGCCGCGGATGGCACCCCGATCGCGCTGACAGATACGCTTCAGGCGGCTATCGGCCATGCGCAGGAAGATGAGCTGGCGATTGCCCCGCTGCACTAA
- a CDS encoding amidohydrolase family protein yields the protein MLSRSARPIFDMRSRPAFLHKFFGSTPSTPEYEVVRWLNKRVGSRDVDHFTRAPDAKAFVAEMDAAGITAATMVARSVPGVRVTNDALAEVAKTAPDRLLAVASVDPIEIGVEAAVAEAKRAVQVLGHKGINVDAGFYAEPLKANDDRLMPLYELCQTLGVPAFVMSGPTTPDLSFNDPFAVEVVAKTFPKLKIVCCHGFYPRIADIVTVAFRNENVFVSPDMYTFSPGGGLYVEAANGFMKDQFLFGSSYPFRPMKQGVEDFQALGLSEDAYEAATFKNAQRLFGVTVDA from the coding sequence ATGCTGTCTCGCAGTGCTCGGCCGATTTTTGACATGCGGAGCCGCCCGGCCTTCTTGCATAAATTTTTTGGATCTACACCTTCCACTCCGGAATATGAGGTTGTGCGCTGGCTCAACAAACGCGTTGGTAGCCGCGACGTCGATCATTTCACACGCGCACCGGACGCAAAAGCATTCGTCGCGGAAATGGACGCAGCTGGAATCACCGCCGCGACGATGGTTGCGAGAAGCGTGCCCGGCGTCCGCGTCACGAACGATGCACTTGCAGAAGTCGCGAAAACCGCGCCCGACCGGCTTCTTGCCGTTGCATCGGTCGATCCGATCGAAATCGGCGTTGAGGCTGCTGTTGCGGAAGCAAAACGCGCTGTTCAGGTTCTTGGCCACAAGGGGATCAACGTCGACGCGGGGTTCTATGCCGAGCCACTCAAAGCCAATGACGATCGCTTGATGCCGCTTTATGAGCTGTGTCAGACGCTCGGCGTGCCGGCATTTGTGATGTCGGGCCCGACGACGCCGGATCTTTCGTTCAACGATCCCTTCGCAGTGGAAGTCGTTGCGAAGACATTTCCAAAGTTGAAGATCGTTTGCTGCCATGGCTTCTATCCGCGCATCGCAGACATCGTGACAGTCGCGTTTCGGAACGAGAACGTATTCGTCTCGCCCGATATGTACACCTTCTCGCCGGGCGGCGGCCTCTACGTAGAAGCGGCAAACGGATTCATGAAAGATCAGTTTCTGTTTGGCAGCTCCTACCCGTTCCGGCCGATGAAGCAGGGCGTAGAAGATTTCCAGGCTCTAGGGCTTTCGGAAGACGCTTATGAAGCGGCGACGTTCAAGAACGCACAGCGGCTGTTCGGTGTCACCGTTGATGCCTAA
- the pqqA gene encoding pyrroloquinoline quinone precursor peptide PqqA produces the protein MKTWSKPEVREQEVGLEVTSYLPAEIDLI, from the coding sequence ATGAAAACGTGGTCGAAGCCTGAAGTTCGTGAGCAGGAAGTTGGTCTCGAAGTCACCAGCTACCTCCCGGCCGAAATCGATCTCATCTGA
- a CDS encoding complex I NDUFA9 subunit family protein, with amino-acid sequence MADSGKLATVFGGSGFVGRYIVRSLAQRGWRVRAAVRRPDLAGFLQPMGVVGQVHAVQANLRFADSVARALEGADIAINAVGILAPTGAQTFNAVHTEGARHVAKAARELGVKHLVHISAIGADQGAKAEYARTKAAAEAAVFQEFPSAVALRPSIVFGPEDQFFNRFAALARLSPALPLIGGGRTKFEPVFVGDVGAAAVNAATGLGTPGTVYELGGPEVLTFKQLLEATLRYADRSRLLIPVPFWMAQLQALATWPLPNAIRPITVDQVRLLKSDNVVSEAARREGRTLTSLGVAHPAAIELIVPQYLERFKPKGQYAHYRA; translated from the coding sequence ATGGCAGACAGCGGGAAACTGGCAACGGTCTTCGGAGGCTCCGGCTTTGTCGGCCGATACATCGTGCGCAGCTTGGCGCAGCGCGGATGGCGTGTTCGAGCGGCGGTCCGCCGCCCGGATCTGGCGGGCTTCCTGCAACCGATGGGGGTTGTCGGGCAAGTCCACGCCGTGCAGGCGAACCTGCGCTTCGCCGACTCCGTTGCACGGGCCCTGGAAGGTGCCGACATCGCGATCAACGCCGTTGGTATTCTTGCGCCAACAGGCGCCCAGACATTCAATGCCGTACATACCGAAGGCGCACGTCACGTCGCCAAGGCAGCTCGCGAACTCGGTGTGAAGCACCTGGTGCATATATCTGCGATCGGCGCAGATCAGGGCGCGAAGGCCGAGTATGCGCGCACCAAAGCTGCGGCAGAGGCAGCCGTCTTCCAGGAGTTTCCGAGCGCTGTTGCTCTGCGGCCGTCGATTGTATTCGGTCCGGAAGACCAGTTCTTCAATCGCTTCGCGGCTCTTGCCCGCTTAAGCCCCGCATTACCGCTGATCGGCGGCGGCCGAACGAAGTTCGAGCCGGTGTTCGTCGGCGACGTTGGGGCGGCCGCGGTCAATGCCGCGACGGGCCTGGGTACGCCCGGTACTGTCTATGAACTCGGTGGTCCAGAAGTTCTCACCTTCAAGCAGCTTCTCGAAGCCACATTACGCTATGCCGATCGCAGTCGGCTGCTCATCCCGGTGCCGTTCTGGATGGCGCAGTTGCAGGCGCTGGCAACATGGCCTCTGCCGAACGCAATTCGACCTATCACGGTCGATCAGGTTCGGCTGTTGAAGTCGGATAATGTCGTATCGGAAGCGGCACGGCGCGAAGGGCGCACACTCACGTCACTCGGCGTCGCGCACCCGGCAGCAATCGAGCTGATCGTTCCGCAATATCTCGAACGCTTCAAGCCGAAGGGCCAATACGCGCATTATCGCGCCTAA
- a CDS encoding Hsp20 family protein — protein sequence MTRMTALSNPLLLGFEDIERLIDRAAKGGGDGYPPYNIERIADPNDGSVSDLLRITLAVAGFSRDDLEITLEDKQLTIRGKQQDDKARDFIYRGIASRQFSRTFVLADGIEVKSADLANGLLAIDLQRLEPERLIRRIEIGRTTGAKANGT from the coding sequence ATGACACGCATGACTGCCCTCTCTAATCCGCTTTTGCTGGGTTTCGAGGACATTGAAAGGCTGATCGACAGGGCCGCTAAAGGCGGCGGCGACGGCTATCCACCTTACAATATCGAAAGGATCGCGGACCCAAACGACGGTTCCGTGTCGGATTTGCTCCGCATCACGCTCGCCGTTGCGGGATTTTCACGTGACGATCTTGAGATAACCCTCGAAGACAAGCAACTGACGATCCGAGGTAAACAGCAGGACGATAAAGCGCGCGATTTTATCTATCGCGGAATCGCATCCCGGCAGTTCTCTCGAACGTTTGTTTTAGCGGACGGTATCGAAGTCAAAAGCGCCGACCTTGCAAACGGACTTCTGGCTATCGATTTGCAACGGCTAGAGCCCGAGCGTCTCATCAGACGGATCGAAATCGGAAGGACGACTGGAGCAAAAGCCAATGGCACCTGA